One Amycolatopsis sp. NBC_00355 genomic window carries:
- a CDS encoding acyl-CoA dehydrogenase family protein, protein MPDQDFRDEVRTWLAEHLRGDFAKLRGRGGPGREHEAFEERLAWERELATGGWNCVGWPVEHGGRGATLEQQVVFHEEYALSDAPAKVGHFGQELLGPTLIAFGTPEQQRRFLPPIVAAEELWCQGYSEPGAGSDLAAVSTSARLDGDEWVVTGQKVWTSLAQQADWCFVVARTELGSKRHKGLSYLLVPMRQSGVDVRPIVQLTGTAEFNEVFFDGARTHRDLAVGEPGDGWRVAMGTLAFERGVATLGQQVGFRRELAALTELAKNSGALDDPVLAERVDRAWLGLEVMRAHAIRTLGDTGPGTASVAKLVWANWHRTLGELAMAIRGAAGMLTPDGLDDWQRLYLFTRADTIYGGSDEIQRNIIAERVLGLPREARP, encoded by the coding sequence GTGCCCGACCAAGACTTCCGTGACGAAGTAAGGACCTGGCTGGCCGAACACCTGCGTGGTGACTTCGCGAAGCTGCGCGGCCGCGGCGGTCCCGGCCGCGAACACGAGGCGTTCGAGGAGCGGCTGGCGTGGGAACGCGAACTCGCCACGGGGGGCTGGAACTGCGTCGGCTGGCCCGTCGAGCACGGCGGCCGCGGCGCCACCCTCGAACAGCAGGTCGTCTTCCACGAGGAATACGCCCTCTCCGACGCCCCGGCCAAGGTCGGGCACTTCGGCCAGGAACTCCTGGGCCCGACACTCATCGCGTTCGGCACGCCGGAGCAGCAGCGCCGGTTCCTGCCGCCGATCGTCGCCGCGGAAGAACTCTGGTGCCAGGGGTACTCCGAACCCGGCGCCGGCTCGGACCTCGCCGCCGTCTCGACGTCGGCCCGCCTGGACGGCGACGAGTGGGTGGTCACCGGGCAGAAGGTCTGGACGTCGCTCGCGCAGCAAGCGGACTGGTGTTTTGTCGTCGCCCGCACCGAGCTCGGCTCGAAACGCCATAAGGGACTGTCCTACCTTCTCGTCCCGATGCGACAGTCCGGAGTGGACGTTCGCCCGATCGTCCAGCTGACCGGTACGGCGGAGTTCAACGAGGTCTTCTTCGACGGCGCCCGCACGCACCGCGACCTGGCCGTGGGGGAGCCGGGTGACGGCTGGCGCGTCGCGATGGGCACCCTGGCCTTCGAACGCGGGGTCGCCACCCTCGGCCAGCAGGTCGGGTTCCGGCGCGAGCTGGCGGCGTTGACCGAGCTCGCGAAAAACAGCGGCGCTCTCGACGACCCGGTGCTCGCCGAGCGCGTCGACCGGGCCTGGCTCGGCCTGGAAGTCATGCGGGCGCACGCGATCCGCACGCTCGGCGACACCGGCCCCGGCACGGCGTCGGTCGCGAAGCTCGTCTGGGCGAACTGGCACCGCACCCTCGGCGAACTGGCCATGGCGATCCGCGGCGCGGCCGGGATGCTCACCCCGGACGGCCTCGACGACTGGCAGCGGCTGTACTTGTTCACCCGCGCCGACACGATCTACGGCGGCTCCGACGAGATCCAGCGGAACATCATCGCCGAGCGTGTGCTCGGCCTGCCCCGGGAGGCCCGTCCGTGA
- a CDS encoding SDR family oxidoreductase, which produces MITVPKYPEGANLLRDKVVVVTAAAGTGIGSATAKRALEEGAKVVVSDWHERRLGEKAAELADLGDVHAIPCDVTKEDHVQALIDGSVERFGRIDVVVNNAGLGGTKSLVDMTDEEWTRVLDVTLNGTFRATRAALRRFAEQGDGGAIVNNASVLGWRAQGGQAHYAAAKAGVMALTRCAAVDAAPLGVRINAVAPSLAMHAFLAKVTSDELLEELTAREVSGRAAQPWEVANVIVFLASEYASYLTGEVVSVSSQHA; this is translated from the coding sequence GTGATCACCGTGCCGAAGTACCCCGAGGGCGCGAACCTGCTGCGGGACAAGGTGGTCGTCGTGACCGCCGCGGCCGGCACCGGGATCGGCTCCGCCACGGCGAAACGCGCGCTCGAGGAGGGCGCGAAGGTCGTCGTCAGCGACTGGCACGAACGCCGGCTCGGCGAGAAGGCCGCGGAGCTGGCGGACCTCGGCGACGTCCACGCGATCCCCTGTGACGTCACGAAGGAAGATCACGTGCAGGCCCTCATCGACGGCAGCGTCGAGCGGTTCGGCCGGATCGACGTCGTGGTCAACAACGCCGGGCTCGGCGGCACGAAGTCCCTGGTGGACATGACCGACGAGGAGTGGACGCGGGTCCTCGACGTCACCCTCAACGGCACCTTCCGCGCCACCCGCGCGGCCCTGCGCCGGTTCGCGGAGCAGGGTGACGGCGGCGCGATCGTCAACAACGCGTCCGTGCTCGGCTGGCGGGCCCAGGGCGGCCAGGCGCACTACGCCGCGGCCAAGGCGGGTGTGATGGCCCTGACGCGGTGCGCGGCCGTCGACGCCGCGCCGCTGGGCGTCCGGATCAACGCCGTCGCGCCCAGTCTGGCGATGCACGCGTTCCTGGCCAAGGTGACCAGCGACGAACTGCTCGAAGAACTGACCGCCCGCGAGGTTTCGGGGAGGGCGGCGCAGCCGTGGGAAGTGGCGAATGTGATCGTGTTCCTCGCCAGTGAGTACGCGTCGTACCTCACCGGCGAGGTCGTGTCCGTGAGTTCGCAACATGCGTGA
- a CDS encoding TetR/AcrR family transcriptional regulator, whose product MSPQKSSQKNSRRAELLDLAARLFAERGYVSTTVRDIADAAGILSGSLYHHFDSKESMADEILTGFLDELFGSYAEIVARGLGPRETLEAVVVASFDSIHRRPAQVAIYQNEAKHLMQLPRFAYLNDRNAEFRKLWNGILTDGVADGVFRADLDVELTYRFIRDTVWVAVRWYNPDGALTAQDVAEQYLGILLDGIAKGRRRG is encoded by the coding sequence ATGAGCCCCCAGAAGAGCTCTCAGAAGAACAGCCGGCGTGCGGAGCTGCTGGACCTGGCCGCGCGGCTGTTCGCCGAGCGCGGGTACGTGTCCACCACCGTGCGGGACATCGCCGACGCCGCCGGCATCCTGTCCGGCAGTCTGTACCACCACTTCGACTCCAAGGAGTCGATGGCCGACGAGATCCTCACCGGCTTCCTCGACGAGCTGTTCGGCTCGTACGCGGAGATCGTCGCCCGGGGCCTGGGGCCGCGTGAGACGCTCGAAGCCGTCGTCGTGGCGTCGTTCGACTCGATCCACCGGCGCCCGGCGCAGGTCGCGATCTACCAGAACGAGGCCAAGCACCTCATGCAGCTGCCGCGCTTCGCCTACCTCAACGACCGCAACGCCGAGTTCCGCAAGCTGTGGAACGGCATCCTCACCGACGGCGTGGCGGACGGTGTGTTCCGCGCGGACCTCGACGTCGAGCTGACCTACCGGTTCATCCGCGACACGGTGTGGGTGGCCGTGCGCTGGTACAACCCCGACGGCGCGCTCACCGCGCAGGACGTCGCGGAGCAGTACCTCGGGATCCTGCTGGACGGCATCGCAAAGGGGAGACGACGTGGCTGA
- a CDS encoding acetyl-CoA C-acetyltransferase yields MAEAYVLDAVRTPVGKRGGALSTVHPADLGAHVIRAIVERTGVDPELVEDVIFGCVDTLGPQAGNVARTSWLAAGYPQHVPGVTVDRQCGSSQQAVHFAAQAVLSGTADLVLAGGVQNMSAIPIGAAMLAGREYGFEDPFSGSKGWQERFGASEVSQFRSADMIAGHWDISRVAMEEFALRSHQLAAAASDGGLFDDEIAPYGEFGKDEGPRRDTSLERMAGLKPLSPESRITAAVASQISDGASATLIASESFVREHGLTPMARIHHLSVRAADPVWMLTGPIPATAHALRRTGLTIGDIDLFEVNEAFASVVLAWLDETGADPSRVNVNGGAIALGHPIGASGTKLFATLLHELRRRGGRYGLQTMCEGGGTANVTIVENLT; encoded by the coding sequence GTGGCTGAGGCGTATGTCCTGGACGCGGTCCGGACGCCGGTGGGCAAGCGCGGGGGAGCGCTGAGCACGGTCCACCCGGCCGACCTGGGCGCGCACGTGATCCGCGCGATCGTCGAGCGGACCGGCGTCGACCCGGAGCTGGTGGAGGACGTCATCTTCGGCTGCGTCGACACGCTGGGCCCGCAGGCGGGCAACGTCGCGCGGACGTCGTGGCTCGCGGCCGGCTACCCGCAGCACGTGCCCGGGGTGACCGTCGACCGTCAGTGCGGTTCGAGCCAGCAGGCCGTGCACTTCGCCGCGCAGGCGGTGCTGAGCGGCACGGCGGACCTCGTGCTGGCGGGCGGCGTGCAGAACATGAGCGCGATCCCGATCGGCGCCGCGATGCTCGCCGGGCGTGAATACGGGTTCGAGGATCCGTTTTCCGGCTCGAAGGGCTGGCAGGAACGCTTCGGCGCGAGTGAGGTGTCGCAGTTCCGCAGCGCGGACATGATCGCCGGGCACTGGGACATTTCCCGCGTCGCGATGGAGGAATTCGCGCTGCGGAGTCACCAGCTCGCGGCGGCGGCGTCCGACGGCGGATTGTTCGACGACGAAATAGCGCCCTACGGAGAATTCGGCAAGGACGAAGGACCGCGCCGCGACACTTCCCTGGAACGGATGGCGGGCTTGAAGCCGCTGTCCCCGGAATCGCGCATCACGGCGGCGGTGGCGAGCCAGATCTCGGACGGCGCGAGCGCGACGCTGATCGCGTCGGAGTCATTCGTGCGAGAGCACGGGTTGACGCCGATGGCCCGCATCCACCACCTCTCGGTCCGCGCGGCGGACCCGGTCTGGATGCTCACCGGCCCGATCCCGGCGACCGCGCACGCGTTGCGTCGCACCGGGTTGACGATCGGTGACATCGATCTTTTCGAAGTGAACGAGGCGTTCGCCAGCGTGGTCCTGGCGTGGCTCGACGAGACGGGCGCCGACCCGTCCCGGGTCAACGTCAACGGCGGCGCGATCGCCTTGGGGCACCCGATCGGCGCGTCGGGCACGAAGCTGTTCGCGACGCTGCTCCACGAGCTTCGCCGCCGAGGCGGTCGCTACGGGCTGCAGACGATGTGCGAAGGCGGCGGCACGGCCAACGTGACCATCGTCGAAAACCTGACCTGA
- a CDS encoding NAD(P)/FAD-dependent oxidoreductase, protein MADGDRIVIVGAGVAGLRAAERLREQNFDGEIVLIGDEARRPYHRPMVSKALVMGTERPSDVGLSHYLPDLDVHWRLGARVTHLDTTERVVHLPGGESLWYDGLIAATGVYPRHLPGAPRHDPRVRILRTVEDSMAVRRCLNASKKPAVVIGAGLIGNEFAASMRHIGRDVTLVGHAKAPLHRFGDRVSSGIVEAHHEHRANLAMKSEVRHWISTKDTVGLHLTNNQLLVASVVVLAIGSVPSVDWMRGSGLDISDGVLCDAKLFAEGASDVVIAGDIARWPNLRFDETPRRVEHWINAVESARHAADNLLLGQSSAKPFTPLPRAWSTLYDTRLQMCGMPSLAEDTVTLADGITGFIRDGRLVGVSSWDKPRAMLDWMAELDRRLPAPDYIPEPEPAPAVAEVPVVEPSIAALAAEVPPEFESGFDAQAFEREFESEFANNIPTTAFAAQSLPVVPAGVTTAFPAQSLPTMAIPMGR, encoded by the coding sequence ATGGCTGACGGCGACCGGATCGTCATCGTCGGCGCGGGTGTCGCAGGGTTGCGCGCCGCGGAACGACTGCGGGAACAGAACTTCGACGGCGAGATCGTGCTCATCGGCGACGAGGCCCGGCGCCCCTACCACCGGCCGATGGTCTCCAAGGCACTCGTGATGGGGACCGAACGGCCCAGCGACGTGGGCCTTTCGCACTACCTGCCGGACCTGGACGTGCACTGGCGCCTCGGCGCGCGGGTCACGCACCTCGACACCACCGAGCGGGTCGTGCACCTGCCCGGCGGCGAATCCCTCTGGTACGACGGCCTGATCGCCGCGACCGGCGTCTACCCGCGGCACCTGCCCGGAGCGCCGCGGCACGACCCGCGCGTGCGGATCCTGCGCACGGTCGAGGACTCGATGGCGGTGCGGCGCTGCCTCAACGCCAGCAAGAAGCCGGCCGTCGTGATCGGCGCCGGCCTGATCGGCAACGAGTTCGCCGCGAGCATGCGGCACATCGGCCGGGACGTCACCCTGGTCGGCCACGCGAAGGCGCCGCTGCACCGCTTCGGCGACCGCGTCTCCAGCGGCATCGTCGAGGCGCACCACGAGCACCGCGCGAACCTGGCGATGAAGAGCGAAGTCCGGCACTGGATCAGCACGAAGGACACCGTCGGGCTGCACCTGACGAACAACCAGCTGCTGGTCGCCAGCGTCGTCGTGCTCGCCATCGGCAGTGTCCCGTCGGTCGACTGGATGCGCGGCTCCGGCCTCGACATCAGCGACGGCGTGCTGTGCGACGCGAAGCTGTTCGCCGAGGGCGCCTCCGACGTCGTCATCGCCGGCGACATCGCGCGCTGGCCGAACCTGCGCTTCGACGAGACCCCGCGGCGGGTCGAGCACTGGATCAACGCCGTCGAGTCGGCCCGGCACGCGGCGGACAACCTGCTGCTGGGCCAGTCGAGCGCCAAGCCGTTCACCCCGCTCCCCCGGGCCTGGTCGACGCTGTACGACACGCGGCTGCAGATGTGCGGCATGCCTTCGCTGGCCGAAGACACCGTGACCCTGGCGGACGGGATCACCGGCTTCATCCGCGACGGCCGGCTGGTCGGCGTCTCGTCCTGGGACAAGCCGAGGGCGATGCTGGACTGGATGGCCGAGCTGGACCGCCGGCTGCCTGCCCCGGACTACATCCCGGAGCCGGAGCCCGCTCCCGCGGTGGCCGAAGTCCCGGTGGTCGAGCCGTCGATCGCGGCGCTGGCGGCCGAGGTGCCGCCGGAGTTCGAGAGCGGCTTCGACGCCCAGGCCTTCGAGCGCGAGTTCGAGAGCGAGTTCGCGAACAACATCCCGACCACCGCGTTCGCCGCGCAGTCCTTGCCGGTCGTCCCGGCGGGGGTCACCACGGCGTTCCCCGCGCAGTCGCTGCCGACGATGGCCATCCCGATGGGGAGGTAA
- a CDS encoding ferredoxin has protein sequence MPLRLPGSGPRISVDNDRCELYGICAMEAPDVFDLGQDGRLRFRTRLLDETTMEQAKMAARCCPMQAVVMRGDLDG, from the coding sequence ATGCCGCTCCGTTTGCCCGGTAGCGGGCCCCGGATCAGCGTCGACAACGACCGGTGCGAGCTCTACGGCATCTGCGCCATGGAGGCGCCGGACGTGTTCGACCTCGGCCAGGACGGCCGCCTGCGCTTCCGCACGCGGCTGCTGGACGAAACCACCATGGAACAGGCGAAGATGGCCGCTCGCTGCTGCCCGATGCAGGCGGTCGTGATGAGAGGGGACCTCGATGGCTGA
- a CDS encoding DUF4142 domain-containing protein — translation MRSASELTVLELDPPSAVERSRPLVRILFVVVAVLTLLTPGTASTAQTTAVSATDAVLLTKVRQAGLWEMPSGMMAMQKGSPLVKEVGFAIMMDHGRLDVATRALSAKLNSPVPDQPSDEQRGWLLEEMNAAPGPAFDRVFANRLRAAHGQVFAILAQLRAGTRNDDVRAFATVGNQAVMRHMTMLESTGMVDYTALPEPAVSTTAAPAGAPLGLDPSQIAVVVALFLLVGGGLFYVLRQIKGNRSRARTSSRPTAAVRAGGSHG, via the coding sequence ATGCGTTCGGCGTCTGAGCTGACCGTGCTGGAGCTCGACCCGCCGTCCGCCGTCGAACGCTCCCGGCCGCTGGTCCGGATCCTGTTCGTGGTCGTCGCGGTGCTGACGCTGCTCACGCCGGGCACGGCTTCGACCGCCCAGACCACCGCGGTCTCGGCCACCGACGCGGTGCTGCTGACCAAGGTCCGCCAGGCCGGTCTGTGGGAGATGCCGTCGGGCATGATGGCCATGCAGAAGGGCAGCCCGCTGGTCAAGGAAGTCGGCTTCGCGATCATGATGGATCACGGCCGGCTCGACGTCGCGACCCGCGCGCTCTCGGCGAAACTGAACTCGCCGGTGCCCGACCAGCCCTCCGACGAACAGCGCGGCTGGCTCCTCGAAGAGATGAACGCGGCCCCCGGGCCGGCGTTCGACCGCGTCTTCGCCAACCGGCTGCGCGCGGCGCACGGCCAGGTCTTCGCCATCCTCGCGCAGCTGCGGGCCGGTACCCGCAACGACGACGTACGGGCGTTCGCGACCGTCGGCAACCAGGCCGTGATGCGGCACATGACGATGCTCGAGAGCACCGGGATGGTCGACTATACGGCGCTCCCCGAGCCCGCGGTCTCCACCACCGCGGCGCCCGCCGGGGCCCCGCTCGGCCTCGACCCGTCCCAGATCGCCGTCGTGGTGGCGCTGTTCCTGCTGGTCGGGGGTGGCCTGTTCTACGTGCTGCGCCAGATCAAGGGCAACCGCAGCCGCGCCCGGACCTCGTCCCGCCCCACCGCCGCGGTCCGTGCCGGGGGCAGTCATGGTTGA
- a CDS encoding sigma-70 family RNA polymerase sigma factor: MGRHTRALRPVEDPEDVVVESNDASDDLAKALYQEFGGSLMAFALRLTGHDRQWAEDVVQETLIKAWRNADKLDRRPEMLRAWLFTVARRIVIDGWRSRSVRPQELEEIESDAITVSDESDRTLAAMIVYEALQGLSPEQREAIQQTYLRDRTVNEVAATLGVPPGTIKSRIHHAVRALRRALRERG; the protein is encoded by the coding sequence GTGGGACGGCACACTCGAGCGCTGAGACCCGTCGAAGATCCGGAAGACGTCGTTGTCGAGTCGAACGACGCCTCCGATGATCTGGCGAAGGCGCTCTACCAGGAGTTCGGTGGGTCCCTCATGGCGTTCGCACTCCGGCTGACCGGCCACGACCGGCAGTGGGCCGAAGACGTCGTGCAGGAGACCCTGATCAAGGCGTGGCGGAACGCGGACAAACTCGACCGCCGGCCGGAGATGCTGCGCGCGTGGTTGTTCACGGTCGCCCGGCGGATCGTCATCGACGGCTGGCGCAGCCGCAGTGTCCGTCCCCAGGAGCTCGAAGAGATCGAATCCGACGCGATCACGGTGTCCGACGAGTCGGACCGCACGCTCGCCGCGATGATCGTCTACGAAGCGCTGCAGGGCCTTTCGCCCGAGCAGCGGGAGGCCATTCAGCAGACCTACCTGCGCGATCGCACCGTGAACGAGGTCGCGGCCACCCTCGGCGTGCCCCCGGGCACCATCAAGTCCCGCATCCACCACGCCGTCCGCGCCCTGCGCCGAGCCCTGCGCGAGCGGGGGTGA
- a CDS encoding zf-HC2 domain-containing protein, translated as MAGSAHTDVAAYVLGVLSEAESNQFEAHLMNCPNCQLDLIELYQLPDVLDLVKRSWPEPPMPAPGPRTLAPGPRVLRGLMEEASVKRRRRKRLGIIAGTAAAALVVAGPLVTLAVRPADAVPPASLSAPSSKQASAVTSVPATSTAPPSASTSRPPGGGQTYGRGSGGSAVTALVTVLPVEWGSRVELELRGIVGPLNCQLVAISASGEERVVTGWSVPPKGFGIPGSPEPLRLQGSTFMAMDQIGRFEVRGEDGTVLVMVQR; from the coding sequence TTGGCCGGGTCCGCACACACCGACGTCGCCGCGTACGTGCTCGGCGTGCTCAGTGAGGCCGAGAGCAATCAGTTCGAAGCCCACCTGATGAACTGCCCGAACTGCCAGCTCGACCTGATCGAGCTGTACCAGCTGCCGGACGTGCTCGACCTCGTCAAGCGCAGCTGGCCCGAGCCCCCGATGCCCGCGCCCGGCCCGCGGACCCTCGCCCCCGGGCCCCGCGTGCTGCGCGGCCTGATGGAAGAGGCGTCCGTCAAGCGCCGGCGGCGCAAGCGGCTCGGCATCATCGCCGGGACCGCGGCCGCCGCGCTCGTCGTCGCCGGCCCGCTCGTGACGCTCGCCGTCCGGCCCGCCGACGCCGTCCCGCCCGCCTCCCTGTCCGCGCCGAGCAGCAAGCAGGCGTCCGCGGTGACGAGCGTCCCCGCGACGTCCACCGCGCCGCCGTCCGCGTCGACGAGCCGGCCGCCCGGTGGCGGCCAGACCTACGGCCGCGGCAGCGGCGGGTCCGCCGTCACCGCGCTCGTCACCGTCCTGCCCGTCGAGTGGGGCAGCCGGGTCGAGCTCGAGCTGCGCGGGATCGTCGGGCCGCTCAACTGCCAGCTGGTCGCCATCTCCGCCTCGGGCGAGGAACGCGTCGTCACCGGCTGGTCCGTGCCGCCGAAGGGCTTCGGCATCCCCGGCTCACCCGAACCTCTGCGGCTGCAGGGGTCCACGTTCATGGCGATGGACCAGATCGGCCGGTTCGAGGTCCGTGGCGAGGACGGCACCGTTCTCGTCATGGTGCAACGTTAA
- a CDS encoding DUF1996 domain-containing protein: MPRNSRSPVTGKHRVARRTKIAMGALGLAIAVGALAVAVSTGRTGEASADPADPSFFIDINKVPAGNNVNAALQKKGAKGSFTVDCGTNADGAHHNPDNFIAQPGIKNGAQHLHDYVGNVTTDADSSLKSLLAGDTTCKNGDQSAYFWPVIRIDREDDAANASENQQAQQSQQGKTGDVQQDQSAADAQAADAAGQGQDAQDQAAQDQNAQDQNAQDGQATEDSGAPDTATQDQNGQQKKKNTGGGATRGDQNAQQQDGQNQQDQQQAQDRRRGGQNQGGGKNGGQNNGGQNGGQNGGQNQSSSAAAPPSEVLGGPEGANEEVGDNDGEIVEPESATLKFIGGGAQNVVAMPLGLRVLYGDAKQSTNGPANARPSWTCTGFEDRLTDLYPICPAGSKVERIHAFPNCWDGKNTDSANHRTHIVFSDQAGKCPQGFKNVPQLQVTLVYNVPQDVQQKGQYKVDAFAQEKHNPRSDHDDFANVMSKKIMSRVVSCVNFGKTCKE; the protein is encoded by the coding sequence ATGCCCCGGAATTCTCGGTCCCCCGTGACGGGCAAGCATCGTGTTGCCCGCCGAACCAAGATCGCGATGGGCGCGCTCGGCCTGGCGATCGCCGTCGGCGCACTCGCCGTCGCGGTCTCGACGGGCCGCACGGGCGAGGCCAGTGCGGACCCCGCCGACCCGTCGTTCTTCATCGACATCAACAAGGTCCCCGCCGGCAACAACGTCAACGCGGCCTTGCAGAAGAAGGGTGCCAAGGGTTCCTTCACCGTCGACTGCGGAACGAACGCCGACGGCGCCCACCACAACCCGGACAACTTCATCGCCCAGCCCGGGATCAAGAACGGTGCCCAGCACCTGCACGACTACGTCGGCAACGTGACCACCGACGCCGACTCGAGCCTCAAGAGCCTCCTCGCCGGCGACACCACCTGCAAGAACGGTGACCAGTCCGCCTACTTCTGGCCGGTCATCCGCATCGACCGCGAGGACGACGCGGCGAACGCGAGCGAGAACCAGCAGGCCCAGCAGTCGCAGCAGGGCAAGACCGGCGACGTCCAGCAGGACCAGAGCGCGGCGGACGCCCAGGCCGCGGACGCGGCCGGACAGGGCCAGGACGCGCAGGACCAGGCGGCTCAGGATCAGAACGCCCAGGACCAGAATGCGCAGGACGGCCAGGCCACTGAGGACTCCGGCGCCCCGGACACGGCGACGCAGGACCAGAACGGCCAGCAGAAGAAAAAGAACACCGGTGGCGGCGCGACGCGCGGCGACCAGAACGCCCAGCAGCAGGACGGTCAGAACCAGCAGGACCAGCAGCAGGCCCAGGACCGCCGTCGTGGCGGCCAGAACCAGGGCGGCGGCAAGAACGGCGGCCAGAACAACGGCGGTCAGAACGGTGGCCAGAACGGCGGCCAGAACCAGAGCAGCAGTGCCGCGGCACCGCCGTCCGAGGTACTGGGCGGCCCCGAAGGCGCGAACGAAGAGGTCGGCGACAACGACGGCGAGATCGTCGAGCCCGAGTCCGCGACCCTGAAGTTCATCGGCGGTGGCGCGCAGAACGTCGTCGCGATGCCGCTCGGCCTGCGGGTCCTCTACGGTGACGCCAAGCAGAGCACCAACGGCCCGGCCAACGCCCGGCCCAGCTGGACCTGCACCGGGTTCGAGGACCGGCTGACCGACCTCTACCCGATCTGCCCGGCGGGCAGCAAGGTGGAGCGGATCCACGCCTTCCCGAACTGCTGGGACGGCAAGAACACCGACAGTGCGAACCACCGCACCCACATCGTGTTCTCCGACCAGGCCGGCAAGTGCCCGCAGGGCTTCAAGAACGTGCCCCAGCTGCAGGTGACGCTGGTCTACAACGTCCCGCAGGACGTCCAGCAGAAGGGCCAGTACAAAGTGGACGCGTTCGCCCAGGAGAAGCACAACCCGCGCTCCGACCACGACGACTTCGCCAACGTGATGAGCAAGAAGATCATGAGCCGCGTCGTCAGCTGCGTCAACTTCGGCAAGACCTGCAAGGAATAA
- a CDS encoding SCO0930 family lipoprotein, translated as MNRARPVAAALLAVTGLALVTACGSNPYATSGAVQPVALGVQQQQPASTVPAGAGRTQLVSSTVEGLGTVLADAEGHTLYRYAKDSAKPPKATCAGACAETWPPLVSDAPALAAGVDAQLIGEVTRPDGQRQVTVGGRPVYRYAKDTGRGIALGQNVSADWAAITPAGEKAVAGRDSGGASATEPSEPVGPAEPKTIGTTDVGGLGPVLTDQAGDTLYLFTKDGKDSGTSTCDGACAKTWPPVRVDGRITVAESVDTGLIGRIRRSDGTMQVTVGGWPVYSYSKDDAPGEANGHGVGNTWYAVEPSGCKVDPARRPEARQAVATSSSSGGY; from the coding sequence ATGAACCGTGCTCGCCCGGTCGCTGCCGCTCTGCTCGCCGTCACCGGCCTCGCGCTGGTCACGGCCTGCGGGTCCAACCCGTACGCCACGTCCGGCGCGGTCCAGCCCGTCGCCCTCGGCGTACAGCAGCAGCAACCGGCGAGCACGGTTCCGGCCGGTGCCGGGCGGACCCAGCTCGTCTCGTCCACAGTGGAGGGTCTCGGCACGGTCCTGGCCGACGCCGAAGGCCACACCCTCTACCGGTACGCGAAAGACAGTGCCAAGCCCCCGAAGGCCACGTGCGCCGGCGCGTGCGCGGAAACGTGGCCCCCGCTGGTCTCCGACGCCCCGGCGCTCGCCGCCGGGGTGGACGCGCAGCTCATCGGCGAGGTCACGAGGCCGGACGGGCAGCGGCAGGTGACCGTCGGCGGCCGGCCGGTCTACCGGTACGCCAAGGACACCGGCCGGGGCATCGCGCTCGGCCAGAACGTCAGCGCGGACTGGGCGGCGATCACGCCGGCGGGGGAGAAGGCGGTGGCCGGCCGGGACAGTGGCGGTGCCTCGGCCACCGAGCCCTCCGAGCCCGTCGGACCCGCCGAGCCGAAGACGATCGGCACCACCGACGTCGGCGGTCTCGGCCCGGTGCTCACCGACCAGGCCGGTGACACGCTCTACCTCTTCACCAAGGACGGCAAGGACTCCGGAACGTCCACTTGCGACGGCGCGTGCGCGAAGACGTGGCCGCCGGTGCGGGTGGACGGCCGGATCACCGTCGCCGAGAGCGTCGACACGGGCCTCATCGGCCGGATCCGGCGCTCGGACGGCACCATGCAGGTGACCGTCGGCGGCTGGCCGGTCTACAGCTACAGCAAGGACGACGCGCCCGGCGAAGCCAACGGGCACGGCGTCGGGAACACCTGGTACGCCGTGGAACCCAGCGGCTGCAAGGTCGACCCGGCCCGCAGACCCGAAGCCCGGCAGGCAGTCGCGACGTCCTCCTCATCCGGCGGGTACTGA